Proteins encoded in a region of the Candidatus Saccharimonadia bacterium genome:
- a CDS encoding bifunctional alpha,alpha-trehalose-phosphate synthase (UDP-forming)/trehalose-phosphatase produces MLAIPPLIVVSNRLPVSVKKSGGKLVFEASTGGLATAMSSLDNSGSNIWIGWPGISSDELTADDKKTIRKELEKNHCYPVFLNSQQIERFYDGYANATLWPLFHYFQSLTEHHTEQWREYQKVNKLFAAAVMKYATADSQIWIHDYHLMILPKLLRDELPESSIGFFLHIPFPSYEIYRLLPDRKEIIEGLLGADLVGFHTYDYVRHFLSAALRTLGHDSNMSAITVGDRLVRADVFPIGIDYDKFAGFSKSPEVKAELTALKNRYDDQKIVLSVDRLDYSKGILERLEAFDHFLETNKRWLKKITLVVVAVPSRIAIDAYQHMREDIERAVSRINGRYSTVDWSPISYQYKNLPFVQLVALYARADVALVTPLRDGMNLVAKEYIASKQSRPGVLIISEMAGVADELPEAIRVNPKYREDMARALETALRMPIATQRRKLATMQHRLALYDVGRWAQDFIEQLSTAKNRRVAHDLKLVDDITTREIIAKYRQAKRRLLMLDYDGTLTNFVNDIRPMSSRPSGRLLKMLKKLGSTPGNEVVIVSGRPKRALDSWFSKLPLDLVAEHGAWVKDDGKWSARSSIPAGWKEPIRTILEAITERTPGSLIEEKNFSLVWHYRNVSPELAYVRKASLRHDTERLLHDSDVEVFQGNKILEFKPSFITKGAAAKEKLAGAAYDFVLAIGDDYTDEDLFETLPVGSFTIKVGLSNSSARYHVTSVEEVHRFLAHLAAAVD; encoded by the coding sequence ATGTTGGCAATACCTCCCCTCATCGTCGTTTCAAACCGGCTCCCCGTTAGCGTAAAAAAATCTGGTGGCAAATTAGTCTTCGAAGCTAGCACCGGCGGGCTGGCCACGGCCATGTCGTCGCTCGACAATTCCGGCAGCAACATCTGGATCGGCTGGCCCGGCATTAGCTCCGACGAGCTCACCGCCGACGACAAAAAAACCATCCGCAAAGAGCTCGAAAAAAACCATTGCTATCCAGTTTTTCTCAATTCCCAGCAAATCGAACGATTCTACGACGGCTACGCCAACGCCACCCTGTGGCCGCTATTCCACTACTTCCAATCCCTCACCGAGCACCACACCGAGCAATGGCGCGAGTACCAGAAGGTCAACAAACTCTTTGCCGCGGCCGTCATGAAGTACGCCACCGCCGATTCCCAAATCTGGATTCACGACTACCACCTCATGATCCTACCCAAGCTCCTGCGCGACGAGTTGCCCGAAAGCTCCATTGGCTTTTTCCTGCATATCCCGTTTCCCTCGTACGAAATCTACCGTCTGCTGCCCGATCGCAAAGAGATCATCGAAGGCCTGCTGGGCGCCGACCTCGTGGGCTTCCACACCTACGACTACGTCCGACACTTCTTGAGCGCCGCCCTGCGAACGCTCGGCCACGACAGCAACATGTCGGCCATCACCGTGGGCGACCGCCTCGTGCGGGCCGACGTGTTTCCCATCGGCATCGACTACGACAAGTTTGCCGGTTTCAGCAAATCGCCCGAAGTCAAAGCCGAGCTGACCGCGCTCAAAAATCGCTACGATGACCAAAAAATCGTGCTTTCGGTCGACCGGCTCGATTACTCCAAGGGCATACTGGAGCGTCTCGAAGCCTTCGATCACTTCCTCGAGACCAACAAGCGCTGGCTCAAAAAAATCACGCTCGTGGTGGTAGCCGTACCCTCGCGCATCGCCATCGACGCCTACCAGCACATGCGCGAAGACATCGAGCGCGCCGTCAGCCGCATCAACGGCCGCTACTCCACGGTCGACTGGTCGCCCATCTCGTACCAGTACAAAAACCTGCCGTTTGTACAACTCGTGGCGCTCTATGCCCGCGCCGACGTTGCCCTGGTCACGCCCCTGCGCGACGGCATGAATCTCGTCGCCAAAGAGTACATCGCCAGCAAACAAAGCCGACCCGGCGTGCTTATCATTAGCGAAATGGCCGGCGTCGCCGACGAGCTCCCCGAGGCCATTCGGGTCAACCCCAAATACCGCGAAGACATGGCCCGAGCCCTCGAAACTGCCCTCCGCATGCCGATCGCCACCCAGCGCCGCAAACTCGCCACCATGCAGCACCGGCTAGCGCTCTACGACGTCGGGCGCTGGGCCCAAGACTTCATCGAGCAGCTCTCCACCGCCAAAAACCGCCGCGTCGCCCACGACCTCAAACTCGTCGACGACATCACCACGCGAGAAATCATTGCCAAATACCGCCAGGCCAAGCGCCGCCTGCTCATGCTCGACTACGACGGCACGCTCACCAACTTCGTCAACGACATCCGCCCCATGTCGTCGCGCCCCTCCGGCCGCCTCCTCAAAATGCTCAAAAAACTTGGTAGCACCCCCGGAAACGAAGTTGTCATCGTCAGCGGCCGGCCCAAACGTGCCCTTGATTCGTGGTTCAGCAAGCTGCCCCTCGACCTCGTCGCCGAGCACGGCGCCTGGGTCAAAGACGACGGCAAATGGTCTGCCCGCTCCAGCATCCCCGCAGGCTGGAAGGAGCCCATCCGCACCATCCTCGAAGCTATCACCGAGCGTACCCCCGGCTCGCTCATCGAAGAGAAAAATTTCTCGCTCGTTTGGCACTATCGCAATGTCTCGCCCGAGCTCGCCTACGTGCGAAAAGCCAGCCTCAGGCACGATACCGAACGCCTCCTGCACGACAGCGACGTCGAAGTCTTTCAGGGCAACAAGATCCTCGAATTCAAACCCAGTTTCATCACCAAAGGCGCCGCCGCCAAAGAAAAATTAGCCGGCGCGGCCTACGATTTTGTGCTCGCCATCGGCGACGACTACACCGACGAGGATCTCTTCGAGACCCTACCCGTAGGTTCATTCACCATCAAAGTCGGCCTCAGCAATTCTAGCGCCCGCTATCACGTCACGAGCGTCGAGGAAGTCCACCGATTTCTCGCTCACCTGGCCGCCGCCGTCGACTAA
- a CDS encoding magnesium transporter CorA family protein — protein MLTYCYRSVREDKLAKADVFRPGSLILAEGPTPDELKLLEAKFKLDPDLLTDALDPDEIPRIETDDDMLYVYMRYSYRRGDVVDTDPVLLVVSSNFVALVSRRPLPGLDRLLGSPTLITTQRAKVLLLLLRSLVLSYESNVNFLDRQIRGVRAKLSVEKISNRDFVAFVVIEDSLGSFLSDLVAANVVLQGLLSGRYGLVFHEEDKDLVEDLSQATRQLIESSRSSMQTIVNIREAYSTIMANNLNRIIKRLTVITIFMSIPTIVSSIYGMNVALPGQHNSGMFWVLGAVVIGAIGLLGWIFWRENWF, from the coding sequence ATGCTGACATATTGCTACCGGAGCGTCCGGGAAGACAAGCTGGCTAAGGCGGATGTTTTTCGCCCGGGGTCGCTCATTTTGGCTGAGGGCCCGACGCCCGACGAGCTGAAATTGCTCGAGGCTAAATTTAAGCTTGATCCTGATCTGCTGACCGATGCCCTCGACCCGGATGAGATCCCGCGCATCGAAACCGATGACGACATGCTGTACGTGTATATGCGCTACTCGTACCGGCGCGGGGACGTGGTGGATACCGATCCGGTGCTGTTGGTGGTGAGCTCAAACTTTGTGGCGCTGGTGTCGCGGCGGCCGTTGCCGGGGCTGGACCGGTTGTTGGGCTCCCCCACTCTCATTACGACGCAGCGCGCGAAGGTGCTGCTATTGCTGCTGCGCAGTTTGGTGCTGAGCTACGAATCGAATGTTAATTTCTTGGATCGTCAGATTCGGGGCGTGCGGGCCAAGCTGAGCGTGGAAAAAATCAGCAACCGTGATTTTGTGGCGTTTGTGGTGATCGAGGACTCGCTGGGGTCATTTTTGTCAGATCTGGTGGCGGCGAACGTGGTACTGCAGGGGCTGCTGAGCGGTCGGTACGGCTTGGTGTTTCACGAGGAAGATAAAGACCTCGTGGAAGACTTGTCGCAGGCTACTCGCCAGCTCATTGAATCGAGTCGGTCGAGCATGCAAACGATCGTGAACATCCGTGAGGCCTATTCGACGATCATGGCCAATAACCTGAACCGGATTATTAAGCGACTGACGGTTATTACGATTTTTATGTCGATCCCGACGATTGTGTCGAGCATTTACGGCATGAACGTGGCGCTGCCCGGCCAGCATAACTCGGGGATGTTCTGGGTGTTGGGCGCTGTGGTGATTGGTGCGATTGGGCTTTTGGGCTGGATATTTTGGCGCGAGAACTGGTTTTAG
- the pyrB gene encoding aspartate carbamoyltransferase: MPHPSTPLRHILSADQFTPDLMSQLFDYADRAATIIDDEQRYQHIGNRLTGHILYRLFYKESTRTYESFGFAATHLGMNVLGTQSVQFSSVAKGETLEDTIRTICSYRPSMIVLRSASVGEAATAATVSSVPIINAGDGSGEHPTQALLDLYTIQRELGRTSGLKLVMGGDLANGRTVRSLVKLAAKYPDNHFTFVAPPTFEMGDDILAELRAQNIAYDQTAEVIPALKSADVVYWTRIQKERITDEQSAYLKAHPTTGEDYSLGLAEVAHMPAGARLMHPLPRVGEIKPEVDSDPRAVYFKQMHYGMLVRMGLIEYVLGYL; the protein is encoded by the coding sequence ATGCCCCACCCCAGCACCCCACTCCGCCACATCCTCTCGGCCGATCAATTTACCCCCGATCTCATGAGCCAACTCTTCGATTACGCCGACCGAGCCGCTACCATTATCGACGACGAACAGCGCTACCAGCACATCGGCAACCGGCTCACTGGGCACATTTTGTACCGGCTGTTTTACAAAGAATCCACCCGCACCTACGAATCATTTGGCTTTGCCGCCACCCACCTCGGTATGAACGTCTTGGGCACCCAAAGCGTGCAATTTTCATCAGTAGCCAAGGGCGAGACCCTCGAAGACACCATCCGCACCATCTGCAGCTACCGCCCCAGCATGATCGTGTTGCGCAGCGCGAGCGTCGGCGAGGCCGCCACCGCCGCCACCGTCTCGAGCGTGCCAATCATCAACGCTGGCGATGGTAGCGGCGAACACCCCACCCAAGCCCTCCTCGACCTCTACACCATCCAACGCGAGCTCGGGCGCACCAGCGGCCTCAAACTCGTGATGGGCGGTGATCTCGCCAACGGCCGCACCGTCCGCAGCCTCGTCAAACTAGCCGCCAAATACCCCGACAATCACTTCACCTTCGTGGCACCCCCCACTTTCGAAATGGGCGATGATATCCTAGCCGAGCTCCGAGCCCAAAACATCGCCTACGACCAAACCGCCGAGGTAATTCCGGCGCTGAAATCCGCCGATGTCGTGTACTGGACCCGCATCCAAAAAGAACGCATCACCGACGAGCAATCCGCCTACCTCAAAGCCCACCCCACCACCGGTGAAGACTACAGCCTCGGACTCGCCGAAGTAGCGCACATGCCCGCCGGCGCCCGCTTGATGCACCCGCTGCCCCGCGTCGGCGAAATCAAGCCCGAGGTCGACAGCGATCCCCGAGCCGTCTATTTCAAGCAAATGCATTACGGCATGCTCGTGCGCATGGGCCTCATCGAATACGTTTTGGGGTACCTCTAA
- a CDS encoding 2,3-bisphosphoglycerate-dependent phosphoglycerate mutase, with protein MPGTLILARHGESEFNAKGLWTGIWDIPLTDKGRGQAKQMGEALADLKPSVAFTSALIRAQETLKLMLAANDWDIPTHQAHQLNERDYGKLTGLNKWEVEKQYGEEQFTKWRRGWDFPVPGGETLKDVQARALPYFQTHIVPLLEAGQTVLVSAHGNSLRALMKYLDDTSDKGVEQLEIHFGEIVIYTFDQSGHPSDKTIRKITTQPTNA; from the coding sequence ATGCCCGGCACCCTCATCCTCGCGCGACACGGCGAGTCCGAGTTCAACGCCAAGGGACTCTGGACCGGCATTTGGGACATCCCGCTCACCGACAAAGGCCGCGGTCAGGCCAAGCAAATGGGGGAGGCCCTCGCCGACCTCAAGCCCAGCGTTGCGTTTACCTCAGCGCTCATTCGCGCCCAAGAAACGCTCAAACTTATGCTCGCTGCCAACGACTGGGACATCCCCACGCACCAGGCTCACCAACTCAACGAGCGCGATTACGGTAAACTCACCGGCCTCAACAAATGGGAGGTCGAAAAACAGTACGGCGAGGAACAATTCACCAAATGGCGCCGCGGCTGGGACTTCCCCGTACCTGGCGGCGAAACCCTCAAAGACGTGCAGGCCCGCGCCCTCCCGTATTTCCAAACCCACATAGTACCCCTCCTCGAAGCCGGTCAGACCGTCCTTGTTTCAGCTCACGGCAACAGCCTCCGCGCCCTCATGAAATATCTCGACGACACGAGCGACAAGGGCGTAGAACAGCTCGAAATTCATTTTGGCGAGATCGTCATCTACACCTTCGACCAATCTGGCCATCCCAGCGACAAAACCATCCGCAAGATTACAACCCAACCCACTAATGCTTAA
- a CDS encoding FAD-dependent oxidoreductase has translation MMLTLESKIHRVDNVWSFRFQPEHPMLWLAGQFMRVELPHADVDAAGASRWFTIAAAPHEAVPTITTRLTNSTFKQALANLRIGDHLRLLESPAGNFVWRPSDRPRLFAAQGIGITPFYAIIKDRRHHGLPTEAVLVYAHRPGTGAVFDDELQAWAESDPTLTIIHHAGLLSPEQLVRYVPDYAQRTLYVSGPKSFIRLCMPPHRLPPRQLKQDNFPGYAAANY, from the coding sequence ATGATGCTCACCTTGGAGTCCAAAATTCACCGCGTCGACAACGTTTGGTCGTTTCGGTTCCAGCCGGAGCACCCGATGCTCTGGCTCGCAGGCCAATTTATGCGCGTAGAGCTCCCGCACGCTGATGTCGACGCCGCCGGCGCGAGCCGTTGGTTCACCATCGCCGCCGCGCCCCACGAAGCCGTGCCCACCATCACCACCCGCCTCACCAACTCCACCTTCAAACAAGCCTTAGCCAACCTCCGCATCGGCGACCACCTGCGGCTGCTCGAGTCCCCAGCCGGCAATTTCGTCTGGCGCCCGTCCGATCGACCGCGGCTGTTCGCCGCCCAAGGGATCGGCATCACGCCGTTTTACGCCATCATCAAAGACCGGCGGCATCACGGTCTGCCCACCGAGGCCGTACTGGTCTACGCCCACCGACCAGGCACCGGCGCCGTGTTTGACGACGAGCTGCAGGCCTGGGCCGAATCCGACCCCACGCTCACCATCATTCACCACGCCGGCCTTCTGTCGCCGGAGCAGTTGGTGCGATACGTTCCCGATTATGCCCAGCGCACCCTGTATGTGTCTGGTCCCAAATCATTCATTCGGCTCTGCATGCCGCCCCACCGACTCCCCCCACGCCAGCTCAAACAAGACAATTTTCCCGGCTATGCTGCCGCCAACTATTAA
- a CDS encoding TRAM domain-containing protein yields the protein MMTVTFEKVVGGGRALGYAEGRAVFAAGPLPGETAEVEVTKTKSGYVEAQVTRIVRAAAQRGEAAEEHFLACAPWQGVEYDYQLELKRQVLAEAFGHPDLLVPVAEMVAAPALLGYRNKLEFSIARAGAAMDLGFHARGSYGDIIPLPHGCRLGSEAMNAAALGLLERVREFGLSESLDTLTVRQSVATGAVLGHVALLDKPRRRWAELEVPGLEVLVVSRRVGRSQHELLGSSGAPELTDRVAGIDLTYPYDGFFQTNVPFFEQIAERIVAAVPPRGRLVDLYGGVGTLGLAAARVAGEVLGVEINPGSVEAARANAARVGIANYAAVATSVAGLDARLLDGADCVIVDPPRAGLEPAVVRAIVAAAPRRIIYLSCNPATQARDMRLLQPDYRAAAVTGFDLYPGTLHLESLAILERV from the coding sequence ATGATGACAGTAACATTCGAGAAAGTAGTGGGCGGCGGCCGGGCGCTTGGTTATGCGGAGGGACGGGCGGTGTTTGCGGCCGGTCCGTTGCCGGGCGAGACGGCCGAGGTGGAGGTGACCAAAACCAAAAGCGGCTATGTAGAGGCTCAAGTGACGCGAATTGTGCGGGCGGCGGCTCAGCGCGGTGAGGCGGCCGAGGAGCACTTTTTGGCGTGTGCGCCGTGGCAAGGTGTGGAGTACGATTATCAGCTGGAGCTTAAACGACAGGTATTGGCAGAGGCTTTTGGGCACCCCGATCTGCTAGTGCCGGTGGCCGAGATGGTGGCGGCACCGGCGCTGCTGGGGTATCGCAATAAGCTGGAGTTTTCGATAGCGCGGGCGGGAGCTGCGATGGATTTGGGCTTTCATGCTCGGGGAAGTTACGGCGATATCATTCCCCTGCCCCATGGCTGCCGATTGGGGTCTGAGGCGATGAACGCGGCGGCACTGGGTCTGCTGGAGCGGGTGCGGGAGTTTGGTTTGAGCGAGTCTCTGGATACGCTGACGGTGCGCCAGAGCGTGGCGACGGGGGCGGTATTGGGCCATGTGGCGTTGCTCGATAAGCCGCGCCGGCGATGGGCTGAGCTGGAGGTGCCGGGGCTCGAGGTGCTGGTGGTGTCGCGGCGGGTCGGTCGGAGCCAGCATGAGCTGCTCGGGAGTAGCGGGGCGCCGGAGTTGACCGACCGGGTGGCCGGGATTGACTTGACGTATCCGTACGACGGATTTTTTCAGACCAACGTGCCGTTTTTTGAGCAGATCGCGGAGCGCATTGTGGCGGCGGTGCCACCGCGCGGGCGGTTGGTGGATTTGTATGGCGGCGTGGGTACGCTGGGTTTGGCGGCGGCGCGGGTGGCCGGCGAGGTGCTGGGGGTGGAGATTAATCCGGGGAGTGTGGAGGCGGCGCGCGCGAATGCGGCTCGCGTGGGCATCGCCAACTACGCCGCGGTGGCGACGTCGGTGGCGGGTTTGGATGCGCGGTTGCTTGATGGTGCGGACTGCGTGATCGTGGATCCGCCGCGGGCGGGGCTGGAGCCGGCGGTGGTGCGCGCGATTGTGGCGGCCGCGCCGCGCCGGATTATTTATTTGTCGTGCAATCCGGCCACTCAGGCCCGCGACATGCGGTTGTTGCAGCCGGATTATCGAGCGGCGGCCGTGACGGGGTTTGACCTGTATCCGGGGACGCTTCACCTGGAGTCGCTGGCGATACTGGAGCGGGTTTAA
- the zwf gene encoding glucose-6-phosphate dehydrogenase: MVKPKPPLPANPPAPAALVIFGVTGNLAQHMLLPALYHLESQQLLPEEFYIVGIFRRVPDVDAILHEATAQLEQNGETIDPAVTSRLKSRLHTIKMDSTNPSDFSRLAELLHGLDDAAGTKLNHLFYLAIPPDIFETVIDNLATGGLNHDDADRSSRLLIEKPFGYDLASAEALIDAMSAHFDEHQIFRIDHYLAKETAQNILTFRFSNPLIQGIWSREFIDHIQITATEKIGIQGRVAFYEKMGALRDFVQSHLMQLMALVMMEYPEDLTSEAIHAEKLKVLESIETITPHSVPDVAVRGQYAGYRDEVGDPGSTTETYAALKLEVANSRWGGVPILLRTGKSLARKTTEIVVVFKDRTRKASPDNLLVIRIQPDEGISLKLLAKKPGFDDQLQPVQMDFSYSGVFDGHQPDAYQRVLIDALRGDHSLFATNDEVLVSWRILQPVLDAWSHTAEPPQSYARGSRGPADAQRLAANYGSQWIDNHTPRQP; encoded by the coding sequence ATGGTCAAACCCAAGCCGCCACTTCCAGCGAACCCTCCCGCACCGGCGGCTCTCGTAATTTTTGGCGTCACCGGCAACCTGGCCCAGCACATGCTGCTACCCGCCCTCTACCACCTCGAAAGCCAGCAGCTACTACCCGAGGAATTCTACATCGTCGGCATCTTTCGGCGCGTCCCCGACGTCGATGCCATCCTCCACGAAGCCACCGCCCAGCTCGAGCAAAACGGCGAAACCATCGACCCAGCCGTCACCAGTCGCCTCAAAAGCCGCCTTCACACCATCAAAATGGACAGCACCAATCCCAGCGACTTTTCACGCCTCGCCGAGCTCCTGCACGGCCTCGACGACGCCGCCGGAACCAAGCTCAACCATCTCTTCTACCTCGCTATCCCGCCGGATATCTTCGAAACCGTCATCGATAATCTCGCCACGGGCGGCCTCAATCACGATGACGCCGACCGCTCCAGCCGACTGCTCATCGAAAAACCCTTCGGCTACGACCTCGCCTCGGCCGAAGCGCTCATCGACGCCATGTCGGCCCATTTCGACGAGCATCAAATTTTTCGCATCGATCACTACCTCGCCAAGGAGACCGCCCAAAACATCCTCACGTTTCGCTTTAGCAATCCTCTCATCCAGGGCATCTGGAGCCGCGAATTTATCGATCATATCCAAATCACCGCCACCGAAAAAATCGGTATCCAAGGCCGCGTGGCCTTCTACGAAAAAATGGGCGCGTTACGCGACTTTGTGCAAAGCCACCTCATGCAGCTCATGGCGCTCGTAATGATGGAATACCCCGAAGATCTCACCTCCGAAGCCATCCACGCCGAAAAGCTGAAGGTACTAGAGAGCATCGAGACCATCACCCCCCACAGCGTGCCCGATGTAGCCGTGCGTGGCCAATACGCCGGCTACCGCGACGAAGTGGGCGACCCAGGTTCCACCACCGAAACCTACGCCGCGCTCAAACTCGAAGTCGCCAATTCGCGCTGGGGCGGCGTGCCGATACTCCTTCGCACCGGCAAATCGCTCGCGCGCAAAACCACCGAAATCGTCGTTGTATTCAAAGACCGCACACGCAAAGCCTCCCCCGACAATTTGCTGGTCATTCGCATTCAACCCGATGAAGGCATCTCGCTCAAGCTCCTGGCCAAAAAGCCTGGTTTCGACGACCAACTCCAGCCGGTCCAAATGGATTTTTCCTACTCCGGCGTCTTCGACGGCCACCAACCCGACGCCTACCAGCGCGTACTCATCGACGCATTGCGCGGCGATCACTCGTTATTTGCCACCAACGACGAAGTGCTCGTCAGCTGGCGCATTTTACAACCCGTGCTCGATGCCTGGTCGCATACCGCCGAGCCGCCGCAAAGCTACGCCCGCGGCAGTCGCGGACCCGCCGACGCTCAGCGCCTCGCCGCCAACTACGGCTCCCAATGGATCGACAACCACACCCCCAGGCAGCCCTAG
- the eno gene encoding phosphopyruvate hydratase, with amino-acid sequence MKITHVTARQILDSRGNPTVESDVTLESGALGRAAVPSGASTGSHEAVELRDGGAAYGGKGVTGAVGHVKTEIADAVTGLDADDQDALDHVLIDLDGTRGKSRLGANAILAVSLAAAKAAAASHDRPLWEHIQHLAPGVQDPTLPLPMMNIINGGKHAAGSTDIQEFMILPVGAANFSEALRWGTEVFHALAKVLKKAGYGTTVGDEGGYAPTVRHGNAEALELIAAAVEQAGYRLGDQIALGLDVAATELYANGTYTLHTENKSLTSVEMIDFLADLATKYPIISIEDGLAEDDWTGWAQLTARLGSKLQLVGDDLFVTNTEFLARGIKDHSANSILIKLNQIGTLTETIQAVTMAREAGWTAVISHRSGETEDTTIADLVVGLATGQIKTGSLSRTDRVAKYNQLLRIEEQLGASTRFAGRNALAHRK; translated from the coding sequence ATGAAGATCACCCACGTCACAGCCCGCCAAATTCTCGACTCCCGCGGCAATCCCACGGTCGAATCCGATGTCACGCTTGAGTCCGGTGCTCTCGGCCGCGCCGCCGTCCCCAGTGGCGCCTCCACCGGCTCGCACGAAGCCGTCGAATTGCGCGATGGGGGAGCGGCCTATGGCGGCAAGGGCGTCACGGGGGCCGTCGGCCATGTCAAAACCGAGATCGCCGACGCCGTCACCGGCCTCGATGCCGACGACCAGGACGCGCTCGACCACGTACTCATTGATCTCGACGGCACCCGGGGCAAATCCCGCCTCGGCGCCAACGCCATCCTGGCCGTCTCCCTCGCCGCCGCCAAAGCCGCTGCCGCCAGCCACGACCGGCCCCTCTGGGAGCACATCCAGCATCTCGCCCCCGGCGTCCAAGACCCCACGCTGCCGCTACCCATGATGAACATCATCAACGGCGGCAAGCACGCCGCCGGCTCTACCGACATCCAGGAGTTCATGATCCTGCCTGTCGGCGCCGCCAACTTCAGCGAAGCCCTGCGATGGGGAACCGAGGTCTTTCACGCGCTCGCGAAGGTGCTCAAAAAAGCCGGCTACGGCACCACCGTCGGCGATGAAGGGGGATACGCACCCACCGTGCGTCATGGTAACGCCGAGGCCCTCGAGCTCATCGCCGCCGCCGTCGAGCAAGCCGGCTACCGCCTCGGCGACCAAATCGCCCTTGGCCTCGACGTCGCCGCCACCGAACTCTACGCCAATGGCACATATACCCTTCACACCGAAAACAAATCGCTCACTTCCGTCGAAATGATCGATTTCCTCGCCGACCTCGCCACCAAATATCCCATCATCTCTATCGAGGACGGCCTAGCCGAAGACGACTGGACCGGCTGGGCCCAGCTCACCGCCCGCCTCGGCTCCAAACTCCAACTCGTCGGCGACGACCTGTTTGTGACCAACACCGAATTCCTCGCTCGCGGCATCAAAGACCACTCCGCCAATTCAATCCTCATCAAACTCAACCAAATCGGCACCCTCACCGAAACCATCCAGGCCGTCACCATGGCTCGCGAAGCCGGGTGGACCGCCGTCATCTCGCATCGCTCCGGCGAAACCGAAGACACCACCATCGCCGACCTCGTGGTAGGCCTCGCCACCGGCCAAATCAAAACCGGATCGCTCAGCCGCACCGACCGCGTCGCCAAATACAACCAGCTCCTGCGCATCGAGGAGCAGCTCGGCGCTTCCACGCGCTTCGCCGGCCGCAACGCGCTAGCTCACCGAAAATAA
- a CDS encoding AbrB/MazE/SpoVT family DNA-binding domain-containing protein → MQNSHESIHAAMDMVTLGERGQVVIPAVIRDTIGLKPGDKLMVFTKHAEVICMVPASSMRHLVDVLNAQLAEIDTEGPSKNNQSTKEAK, encoded by the coding sequence ATGCAAAACTCCCATGAGTCAATTCACGCCGCTATGGACATGGTCACGCTCGGTGAGCGAGGCCAAGTCGTGATACCCGCCGTAATCCGCGACACTATTGGGCTCAAGCCGGGCGATAAACTCATGGTGTTCACCAAGCACGCCGAAGTCATCTGCATGGTGCCGGCTTCAAGCATGCGTCACCTCGTAGACGTGCTCAACGCCCAGCTGGCCGAGATCGACACCGAGGGGCCCTCCAAGAATAACCAGAGCACTAAGGAGGCCAAATAA